The following proteins are encoded in a genomic region of Stutzerimonas balearica DSM 6083:
- a CDS encoding hybrid sensor histidine kinase/response regulator, whose translation MPVIYFDMSGRFVDANGAFLRQSQYSRAELEDGELSWQRLTPPEWVEPSERAFAELKRRGATTPYQKEYIRKDGTRWWALFAAKRLSEHLAFEFIIDITARKRAEEALAQSEQRLRSLIDALPSPVWRANAAGHWRWASCQWPELTGQTCEDCVGLGWLDSLCDEDRRAVLAAWQQAGRNEVLQFECRVRDARAQEYRWMQAKAVPMADEEAGRIEWVGTFTDVEEQCRARQALAQSHAELEALVETRTHALQQTVDRLNRETRERKQAEAQLLQSEKLRAVGQLTGGIAHDFNNLLAGINASLELMQLRLNQGKAEEADRYCSLALSSVNRAAALTKRLLTFSRQQPLEPKRVEPSQIIAELEELVRRTVGPKIRVETRLKAANAVHCEPSQLENALLNLAINARDAMPSGGCLTLATDVCELPAEQATELLLDPGRYLCIEVTDSGVGMSEEVRARAFDPFFTTKSIGEGTGLGLSMVYGFTQQSGGQAQINSAPGRGTTVRLFLPFAAAGTLKTGPAEAQPSAQRAQGERILLVEDEAVIREVVSEQLADLGYRVSTAFDGQSALQEVERLGEFDLLISDIGLPGAWSGNRLAEEIRTRMPAVKVLFMTGFAPNESALIEASQAGGAKLLKKPFTLGQLSGCVRQTLDQTGR comes from the coding sequence GTGCCGGTCATCTATTTCGACATGAGCGGTCGCTTCGTCGATGCCAACGGCGCGTTCCTGCGTCAATCGCAGTACAGCCGGGCCGAGCTGGAAGACGGTGAGCTGTCCTGGCAGCGACTCACCCCGCCCGAGTGGGTCGAGCCGTCGGAGCGGGCCTTCGCCGAGCTGAAGCGGCGGGGCGCCACCACCCCTTACCAGAAGGAATACATCCGCAAGGACGGCACGCGCTGGTGGGCGCTGTTCGCCGCCAAGCGCCTGTCGGAACACCTGGCCTTCGAGTTCATCATCGATATCACCGCGCGCAAGCGGGCCGAAGAGGCGCTCGCGCAGAGCGAGCAGCGCCTGCGCTCGCTGATCGACGCGCTGCCCTCGCCGGTGTGGCGGGCGAATGCCGCTGGCCACTGGCGCTGGGCCAGCTGCCAGTGGCCCGAGCTGACCGGGCAGACCTGCGAGGACTGCGTCGGGCTCGGCTGGCTGGATTCGCTGTGCGACGAGGACCGCCGTGCCGTGCTCGCCGCCTGGCAGCAGGCCGGGCGCAACGAGGTGCTGCAGTTCGAGTGCCGGGTCCGCGACGCGCGCGCGCAGGAATACCGCTGGATGCAGGCCAAGGCCGTGCCGATGGCCGACGAGGAGGCGGGCAGGATCGAGTGGGTCGGCACCTTCACCGATGTCGAGGAGCAGTGCCGCGCCCGCCAGGCGCTGGCGCAGAGCCACGCCGAACTGGAGGCGCTGGTCGAGACGCGCACCCACGCCCTGCAGCAGACCGTCGACCGGCTCAATCGCGAGACGCGCGAGCGCAAACAGGCCGAGGCCCAGCTGCTGCAGAGCGAAAAGCTGCGCGCGGTCGGCCAGCTGACCGGCGGCATCGCCCACGACTTCAACAACCTGCTCGCCGGTATCAATGCCAGCCTGGAGCTGATGCAGCTGCGCCTGAACCAGGGCAAGGCCGAGGAGGCCGACCGCTACTGCTCGCTGGCGCTGTCGTCGGTCAACCGCGCCGCGGCGCTGACCAAGCGGCTGCTGACCTTCTCCCGGCAACAACCGCTCGAACCGAAGCGGGTGGAGCCCAGCCAGATCATCGCCGAACTTGAAGAGCTGGTGCGCCGCACCGTCGGGCCGAAGATCCGCGTGGAGACCCGGCTGAAGGCTGCCAATGCCGTGCACTGCGAGCCCTCGCAGCTGGAGAACGCGCTGCTGAACCTGGCGATCAATGCGCGCGATGCGATGCCCTCCGGCGGCTGCCTGACGCTCGCCACCGACGTCTGCGAGCTGCCCGCCGAGCAGGCCACCGAGTTGCTGCTCGACCCCGGCCGGTATCTGTGCATCGAAGTCACCGATAGTGGCGTCGGAATGAGCGAGGAGGTGCGCGCGCGTGCCTTCGACCCCTTCTTCACCACCAAGTCGATCGGCGAGGGTACTGGCCTCGGCCTGTCGATGGTCTACGGCTTCACCCAGCAGTCCGGTGGCCAGGCGCAGATCAACAGCGCGCCAGGCCGGGGCACGACGGTCAGGCTGTTCCTGCCGTTCGCCGCTGCGGGAACGCTCAAGACGGGCCCGGCCGAGGCGCAGCCGTCCGCGCAGCGGGCGCAGGGCGAGCGCATCCTGCTGGTCGAGGACGAGGCAGTGATTCGCGAGGTCGTCAGCGAGCAGCTGGCCGATCTCGGCTATCGGGTCAGCACCGCATTCGACGGCCAGTCGGCGCTGCAGGAGGTCGAGCGGCTCGGCGAGTTCGATCTGCTGATCAGCGACATCGGCCTGCCCGGGGCCTGGTCGGGCAACCGCCTGGCCGAGGAAATCCGCACGCGAATGCCTGCGGTCAAGGTGCTGTTCATGACCGGCTTCGCGCCGAACGAGTCGGCGCTGATCGAGGCCAGCCAGGCCGGTGGCGCCAAGCTGCTGAAGAAGCCCTTCACGCTCGGCCAGCTCAGCGGTTGCGTGCGCCAGACGCTTGATCAGACCGGCCGCTAG